ACATCAAGTACTGCCATATTTGTTGTGGTATTTAAAATTGATTTTTCATCAATAAATACTTCAACATCAACATTTTCTTTTAGTTGTGTACTAAATTCATCATCAATAACAATATCTATTGTTGAATTTTGCAGTGTTTTTATTGTTAAAGATGGAATATCCATATCTTTAATGTCTGTTTTTAGAACATTTACTGTTATATCTGTTGAATTAATATCATAGTATTCATTGTGAAGTTCTGCTGTTAATTTATGTTCGCCTCCAATAACAGTTGTTGGTAGTCTGTATGATATTTTTGCTTTTCCATTACGAATCATACCTGTTGCAACTTCTACACCATCAAGTTTAAAGATAACTTCTCCATCTTTAAGAATGGTTCCATTTGTATCTTTTACTATTGCCTCTGCTTGAAGATTTTGCATTGTTTTTGGTATATTTGATGTAACTTCAATTGTTGATGTACTATTTACAATTATAAGTTTTCCCCTATAATCTTTTGAATTATAAATTCCATTTCCATATATATGAATTATATATTCATATTCTCCCTCTTTTAATGATTCAGAGTAAATCTCAAGATCCATTACACTATCAACTATTCTTTGATAGTTTGATTCATTATTTGCAATTATTGTATGTGCTCCAAGTGTACCTACAGGGTATTGTCCATGTTCATCAAGTATTTCTGTATATATATTTCCATTTGTAAGTGTTTTTATTGTTATGTCAGGTATTGTTAAATCTGCAAGATTTGAATGTATTACTGTTACAATTTGTGTCTTGTTTTGGCTTTGATATACATCATCAATATATTCAACTGTTAGTGTATATGATTGTGCTGATATATCATTTGTTAGTTTGTAGCTTAGATGTGCTTTTCCATCAACTACTGTGATATTACCAATTTCTCTTGAAGCTACATATGTTCCTTCACCATTTTCAACAGGTCTTGATTCAAATTTAAAGATTACAACACCACTATCTACAAGAGTTCCATTATCATCACGTATTGTAATATTAATGTCAAGATATTGTGTTGTTTTTGGAGTGTTTGTTTCAATATTTATTGTGGTTCGGCGTACATCAATTGTAGCTTTAGCATGTAGTATTTTCTCATTATAAAGACCATTTTCTTTAACTTTTACAACTATATCAGCTTCCCCTATCTCTTCTTTGCCTATAGGAATAGTTGTACTTAATAAACCATTTTTCACTGTTAAATTTTGTACTGAAACTCCATCTACAAAGATTTCAACTTCACTAGCACCTAGAAGTTGTTGGTAGAGTTCATCTCTTAGTACAACATCAATACCAGTTGTTCCACCAGTTTTAACTTCACGTAGAGGAATTATAATATCTGTAAGATTACTTCGTATAACATTAAATGTTGAATTTTCAACTTTAGTATTATAGTAGTCATTAATATATTCTATTGATATATTATGTTCTCCTGCATAAATATTAGATCCAAGCCTGTATGAATACTGTACTTCTCCATCTCTTACTGTAAGAGTTCTAACTATTCTTCCATCAACTTTAATTACAGCTTTTCCATTATTTATTGGAACTCCATCATCATCTACTAGTTTTCCACGTATATACATTGTTTGTACTGTTTTTGGATTGTTTGTTGTTATGTTAATTGTTGCATTACGTTTTATAATTTCAAGTTGTGAATTTATTGTTTTTTCATTGTAGTAGTTGTTTTGTTTTACATTAAATGTTACATTGTATAATCCTGGAGGATATTTACCTGTTGGAAGTTCATAGTGTAGTACTCCATTTGATATTGTGATATTTTCACGGTATGTATTATTTTCACCTGTAAATATTACTTCAACATCACTATCATGAATTATCTGTTTTCCAAATGTATCTTTTAATATAATGTCATATGTGGTATTTGTAAGTGCTTTTGTCTCAATTTTTGGAATTATTACATCTGCAATATCACTTCTTATTATATTTATTGTTTTAGTTTTATGCTGTACTGCATATTGTGGATCTACAAATTTAGCTACAAGTGTAAATGGTCTTGCTTGTGTATCATCAGATAGTGTTACATTAGCTGATGCATGTCCATTTGTAACATTTATTGCATCTGTTATATTTACTCCATTAATACTGAAAATTATCACTCCCTGATTTACAATGTTTCCATCGTTATCTTTTATTGTTGTGTTAATTTCAAGAACACCAGTAGTTCTTGGAGTGTTTGTTTCAATTTCTATTATAGGTACACGATTTATAACATTTATAGTTGCTGTTGTATTAATTGCATTATAAAGTCCACTTTCACGAACACGAATATCTAATAAATATACACCTGCTGATGCATTTTCAAAAGGCAGGTAAAGTATAAGTGTAGTTTCATTTGCCGGTACAACTCTTGTCTTTAGAAGTTTACTATCTATGTATATGTCAACTTCTACTGTTGTATTAAGAGATTTATCATATTCATTTCTTAGTGCAATTCCTATTGTTGTGTTAAGTTTTGTTTTAATTGATTTATCTGGAATTACAATAGATTTAATATTACTTTTAACAACTTCTACATTTTGATCTTTAGATTGTATATCATAGTATTTATCAGCTGCATATTCAACTGTAACTTTATGATCTCCACCAAATACATCATATGGTAGTGTGTATGTAATTGTTGCTCTTCCACCTGCTACATTTGCTTGTCCAATTTCTACTCCATCTAGTTTAAATGTTGCAATTCCATCATTTAGAGGATTTCCAAATTCATCCTTAATTGTTGTATTTACTTTAAGATCTTGTGTTGTTCTTGGTGTATTTACATCTATTGATTCTATGATTACCTCACGGTTGACTACTTCTATTGTACTTGTTAGTGTTTTTGCATCATATAGGTTGTTTTGTTTTGTTTTTATTGTTAGTGTATAGTTTTTCTGAATCTTTTCATCCATTGGTAGAACTAGGTTAACTACTCCATCTTTTATTGTAAGATTCTGTATTGACTGATCATCTATTAATACTTCAACATCTACATTGCCTGTAAGTGTTTTACCATCAATATCTTTAAGTATTGTATTTACTGTTGCATTGTTACGTGTTTTTATACTTTGGCTAAGATCTACATCTGCAATTATGCTACGTTCTACATTTACTGTTGTATTAGCATTTGCTTGATTGTAGTATTTATCTGATGAATATTCTGCCTTGATATTGTATTGACCTGCAATTATGGATGCTGGTAGTGTGTATGTAATTGTTGCTCTTCCACCTGCTACATTTGCTTGTCCAATTTCTACTCCATCTAGTTTAAATATTACAATTCCTTGTTGTACATTTTCACCTAGCTCATCTGTAATTTTTGCATCAATTGTAAGTTTACCTGTTGTAGATGGTGTATTTGTCATAACTTCCATTAGGGTGTTACGATTTATTACTTCAAGTTTTGATGTGAATGTTTTTGCATTATATAATCCATTTTCTGTTGTTTTTATTGTTAGTGTATAGTTGCCTTGTGTTAGTGTATTTGTATCTATTGTAAGATCAACTACTCCATCTGTTATTGTTGTATTAATTATTGAATTATTATCTATTAATACTTCAACATCTACATTGCCTGTGAGTGTTTTGCCTGTTGTGTCATTTAGTTGTGTTTTTATTATAAGATCTTTTAATGTTTTTATTGTCTGTGAAAAGTCAGCATCTGATATTGTGCTACGAGCTACTGTTAGTGTTGTATCTTTTGTTGTGTTTTCATAGTATGGATCTTTAAATTCAACTGTTATATCATATTCACCTGCAATTATTGACTCTGGTAGTGTATATGTAATTGTTGCAACTCCACCTACTACATTAACTTCTCCAATTTCTACTCCACCTAGTTTAAATATTACAATACCCTCATTTACAGGTTGCATGTCTTCTGTAATTGTTGCATCAACTTTAAGTTCACCAAGTGTTGTAGGATTATTTACAACTATAGGATCAATTGTTACTTTACGATTTATAACTTCAAGTGTTGATGTTAATGTTTTTGCATTATATAGTCCATTTTCATGTATGTTAAATACAACACTATAATTGTTAGATTTAAGTGTATCTGTTGGAATTTGTGTGTTAAGTTGACCATTAACAATAGTTGTATTAATTACTGATGTATTATCTATTAATACTTCAACATCAACATTACCTACAAGTTCATGATTAAATTCATCATTAAGCACTACATCTACAGTTATATTGTTTTGTGTCTTAATTGAATCAAGTACAATTTGAGTATCTGCTATTGTAGTTTTTTGAATATTAATTGTTTCTTTATTTTCTGATGGATTATAACTATCAGTTGATGTATATTGTGCTGTAATTTCATGATCACCTGCCATGATAGTTGATGGTAGAATGTAGTCATATTCTATAGTTTTATCTGTAACATCTACTGTAGCAATTTCAACACCATCAACTTTAAATGTTACACTTCCACCTTTAGGTGTTTCATTAAATTCATCAACAACAGTTGCTGTAATTTTAATATTTTGCATAGTTTTAGGTGTTGTTGTATTTAAAGCTATGGATGTTGTAGAATTACGTTTTATAATGTTAAGTTGTGTTTGATTTTCAACACCAGCATTTAATATAACATCATACTGACCACACATGAGATCTTCTGTATCAAGGATGGTGTCTATAATTCCACCATTTATTGTGGTATTTTTATAGATTTTATCTCCAATTTTAAATACTACATCTACATCATCTGTATATAATGTTCCATCAGCTTTTAGAAGTTTTCCATTAACTGTGGTTTTATTAAATACTTTAACATCATCTATTGTATTAATTTCAATTGCATCAACTGCAACTACATCATTAACATCAACACTAATCATGGCACCAGCTAGTGATGGATAGTTAATTGTAATTGTTTTATCTCCACTCATCATAAATACATAGTTGATTGAAACAGTGTTGTCTGTCATATTTTTATTTGCCATAAATGTTTTACCATCTATGTTAAATATAACATCTTCATCTGCATTAAGTGATTTTAGAGTTATTGGTGATACTATTTTAACACTAGTGTATGCTTTTGGTGTAGGTGTTATTGTGTTAATTGTTGAATTTTCAACTGTTATATTATTAAGTGAATAGATGCTACAACCATCATTATCACTACTATTAATAATGTTAGTATTTTTCATGGAAAATGTAGCTTCATTATATATTACACCATGATTGACTGCTATGTTATTTGTGAAATTTGAATTTTCAATTGATGTATTTCCCTGATTTATCACTGCTTTGTCTGTATTGTTTATAACTATATTTTTAAGATTTAATGTATATCCTTGAGCTACTGTTATAAATTGATGTTGTCCATCTCCATTTATTATATTGTTATTTCCATTGATTGTTAGTGTTTTTGTATTTTGTGAATCTCCCCAAGTTATAGTATTTGTAATATTATAATCTCCGGGATTTAAGTTTATTGTTGCCTCTGTATCTGTACTATTTTTTATAGTATTTACTGTATTTTCTAAGCTAAGATAATTATCTACATCGTATGTTGTAGATTTTTTAGTAATTTTTGTTTTTTTATCATACTTATTTGTCGTCTTATTTACTTTAGACTTATCTGTACTATTTTTAATGATATCAGAGCTTTTATCTATGACATCATGTGATACACACTCTGCACTATAGTTGTGCTGTGTATCTACTTGTTTAATATCACTTGTTGTGATATCATCATTATCTGCAGCATTTGCTGCTGTTATTATTGTTATGAAAAATAATAAAATAAGAATAAAAGAAATAATACGTTGATTTTTCTTTAATTTTATCATATTATACATTCCAATTTAATTATAAGTAAATTATTAAAAATATAATCAAAATAATTTGATAAAACTTTAATAATTAATAATAATTTATATTAATTTTACTATAAAAAAAGTATATTAATTTTACTATAAAAAAATTAAAATAAAAATTAGATTAATTTTAAAAAATTCGAATAGTTTTTTTAATAATTTGAAAAAATGAAATAATAAAATGTAATTTATTTAAAATTAGGATAATATTATTAAATAATTTAATATAACTGTTTTTCTACTAAATTATCATAAAATTAGAAATAATAAATTAAGATACATGTTATTTCTTTTTAATTAAGGTTATAATACATTTAAGAATTATATTAAATTAGTAATTTAGAAAAAGAGTTATTTTTTGAGTTTTATAATTAAAGATAATAATGTATAATAAGATAATAGAAAAAAATAGTTGATAAAACAAGTATAAAATTTCAATAAAAATTAGAGCCCCGAGGGGGATTTGAACCCCCGCCCCCTCGATTACGAGTCGAGTACTGTTCCTGGCTGAGCCATCAGGGCATATCAAGTTAATATTTATAGTTTGGTGTTTAAATTTCTTTCCCCTATTTTTTGGACATAAAAAAAAAGATAAATTTTAGGTAGTTATACAAATTGATAACTACTCCTTTAAAAATAAAAATACTAATATTATATATTTCTAACCTAGATGTTGATCTAAATTCATGGTTAATCCATCTGTTGCAGCGATTGTTCTGATACCTGTTTCTTGGGTTATGTTACGTGTATTTTGGAAGGGATTGTTCATAATAAGATTTACACCTAAATGTGTCATAATTGCAACTTTAGGCTTAACTTCTTCAATTAATTGTTTAAAATCAAGAGTTCTTAGATGTCCCTTAATTTTACGTTCTCCTTCTTTTATAACATTACCAATTAGTACATCAGCACCTTTATGTTCCTCTGCAAGTTCTGGGAAATATTCAGTATCAGCAGTATAACTTAGAGAAAAGTCATTATATTTAATATTAAATCCAACACATGTTGGATCTCCATGGTGTGTTTGTGTTCCACGAATTGTAATATTACCATCTTGTATTTCTTCACCTGCAAGAAGTGTTGTAACTTTTGGCTTTTGTTGGTGATATTCTGAAATACTAGGTCCTAGATCTTCATGTCCTTCAATTACACTTTTACTTCCAATAACATGTCCTGTCTTTTTTGTCATACCTTGTGTCATAGCTTCAATTAATACTTCAGCATCGTTATAATGATCAGTGTGGCTATGACTTACCAATAGTAAATTAATTTTCCTAGGATTTAAACCATATTGGTGACTTCTTACTAAAGCCCCAGGTCCTGGATCAACATGTATGTTTTTTCCATCAATACCATCAATGCGAAAACCACCAGTCATTCTTTTTTGACTAATAGTGGCAAATCTTCCACCTCCAGTACCTAAGAATTGTAATTGCATATTATCTCCTTTATGTTTATTAAAAAAATTAAAAAAAGTATTCATTATTAAAAAATAAAAAAATACCCCTTAATTATATATTAATATAGTTAAAAATAATATATAATCTTTTTTCTTAATATTCAAACTATACAAAAATATTTTATTTACTAGCAGTGTTTTTACTTATTTTTAAATCTTTATTGACTATATTACCTACAAATAAAATATGAACTATTCAATTTTTATTTCTAATTTATTCAAGCATATCTTTAAGATACTCACCTGTATATGTTCCTGATTTTGCAACTTCCTC
The Methanosphaera sp. DNA segment above includes these coding regions:
- a CDS encoding Ig-like domain repeat protein gives rise to the protein MIKLKKNQRIISFILILLFFITIITAANAADNDDITTSDIKQVDTQHNYSAECVSHDVIDKSSDIIKNSTDKSKVNKTTNKYDKKTKITKKSTTYDVDNYLSLENTVNTIKNSTDTEATINLNPGDYNITNTITWGDSQNTKTLTINGNNNIINGDGQHQFITVAQGYTLNLKNIVINNTDKAVINQGNTSIENSNFTNNIAVNHGVIYNEATFSMKNTNIINSSDNDGCSIYSLNNITVENSTINTITPTPKAYTSVKIVSPITLKSLNADEDVIFNIDGKTFMANKNMTDNTVSINYVFMMSGDKTITINYPSLAGAMISVDVNDVVAVDAIEINTIDDVKVFNKTTVNGKLLKADGTLYTDDVDVVFKIGDKIYKNTTINGGIIDTILDTEDLMCGQYDVILNAGVENQTQLNIIKRNSTTSIALNTTTPKTMQNIKITATVVDEFNETPKGGSVTFKVDGVEIATVDVTDKTIEYDYILPSTIMAGDHEITAQYTSTDSYNPSENKETINIQKTTIADTQIVLDSIKTQNNITVDVVLNDEFNHELVGNVDVEVLIDNTSVINTTIVNGQLNTQIPTDTLKSNNYSVVFNIHENGLYNAKTLTSTLEVINRKVTIDPIVVNNPTTLGELKVDATITEDMQPVNEGIVIFKLGGVEIGEVNVVGGVATITYTLPESIIAGEYDITVEFKDPYYENTTKDTTLTVARSTISDADFSQTIKTLKDLIIKTQLNDTTGKTLTGNVDVEVLIDNNSIINTTITDGVVDLTIDTNTLTQGNYTLTIKTTENGLYNAKTFTSKLEVINRNTLMEVMTNTPSTTGKLTIDAKITDELGENVQQGIVIFKLDGVEIGQANVAGGRATITYTLPASIIAGQYNIKAEYSSDKYYNQANANTTVNVERSIIADVDLSQSIKTRNNATVNTILKDIDGKTLTGNVDVEVLIDDQSIQNLTIKDGVVNLVLPMDEKIQKNYTLTIKTKQNNLYDAKTLTSTIEVVNREVIIESIDVNTPRTTQDLKVNTTIKDEFGNPLNDGIATFKLDGVEIGQANVAGGRATITYTLPYDVFGGDHKVTVEYAADKYYDIQSKDQNVEVVKSNIKSIVIPDKSIKTKLNTTIGIALRNEYDKSLNTTVEVDIYIDSKLLKTRVVPANETTLILYLPFENASAGVYLLDIRVRESGLYNAINTTATINVINRVPIIEIETNTPRTTGVLEINTTIKDNDGNIVNQGVIIFSINGVNITDAINVTNGHASANVTLSDDTQARPFTLVAKFVDPQYAVQHKTKTINIIRSDIADVIIPKIETKALTNTTYDIILKDTFGKQIIHDSDVEVIFTGENNTYRENITISNGVLHYELPTGKYPPGLYNVTFNVKQNNYYNEKTINSQLEIIKRNATINITTNNPKTVQTMYIRGKLVDDDGVPINNGKAVIKVDGRIVRTLTVRDGEVQYSYRLGSNIYAGEHNISIEYINDYYNTKVENSTFNVIRSNLTDIIIPLREVKTGGTTGIDVVLRDELYQQLLGASEVEIFVDGVSVQNLTVKNGLLSTTIPIGKEEIGEADIVVKVKENGLYNEKILHAKATIDVRRTTINIETNTPKTTQYLDINITIRDDNGTLVDSGVVIFKFESRPVENGEGTYVASREIGNITVVDGKAHLSYKLTNDISAQSYTLTVEYIDDVYQSQNKTQIVTVIHSNLADLTIPDITIKTLTNGNIYTEILDEHGQYPVGTLGAHTIIANNESNYQRIVDSVMDLEIYSESLKEGEYEYIIHIYGNGIYNSKDYRGKLIIVNSTSTIEVTSNIPKTMQNLQAEAIVKDTNGTILKDGEVIFKLDGVEVATGMIRNGKAKISYRLPTTVIGGEHKLTAELHNEYYDINSTDITVNVLKTDIKDMDIPSLTIKTLQNSTIDIVIDDEFSTQLKENVDVEVFIDEKSILNTTTNMAVLDVEIPIHGYMAGVHNITYKVKESNLYNTKTFSNIISLINRVAKLDVTTNTPKTTQDLIINITATTDNDQPVEDANIT
- a CDS encoding MBL fold metallo-hydrolase; the encoded protein is MQLQFLGTGGGRFATISQKRMTGGFRIDGIDGKNIHVDPGPGALVRSHQYGLNPRKINLLLVSHSHTDHYNDAEVLIEAMTQGMTKKTGHVIGSKSVIEGHEDLGPSISEYHQQKPKVTTLLAGEEIQDGNITIRGTQTHHGDPTCVGFNIKYNDFSLSYTADTEYFPELAEEHKGADVLIGNVIKEGERKIKGHLRTLDFKQLIEEVKPKVAIMTHLGVNLIMNNPFQNTRNITQETGIRTIAATDGLTMNLDQHLG